A genomic stretch from Pectobacterium carotovorum includes:
- the metH gene encoding methionine synthase: MSNRVDELRRQLAQRIMVLDGGMGTMIQGYRLQEADYRGERFADWPSDVKGNNDLLVLTRPQVISEIHDAYLEAGADILETNTFNATTIAMADYDMQSLSAEMNTVAAQLARASADKWTALTPDKPRYVAGVLGPTNRTASISPDVNDPAFRNVSFDQLVDAYRESTRALIAGGVDLIMIETIFDTLNAKAASFAVESEFEALGVTLPVMISGTITDASGRTLSGQTTEAFYNSLRHSRPLSFGLNCALGPDELRQYVAELSRISECYVSAHPNAGLPNAFGEYDLDPTDMAKHIGEWARSGFLNIVGGCCGSTPAHIAAMAKVVEGVPPRKLPEIPVACRLSGLEPLTIDAKTLFVNVGERTNVTGSARFKRLIKEEKYNEALDVARQQVESGAQIIDINMDEGMLDAEAAMIRFLNLIAGEPDIARVPIMIDSSKWDVVEKGLKCIQGKGIVNSISMKEGVEAFVHHAKLVRRYGAAVVVMAFDEVGQADTRARKIEICRRAYRILTEEVGFPPEDIIFDPNIFAVATGIDEHNNYAVDFIEACADIKAQLPHAMISGGVSNVSFSFRGNDLVREAIHAVFLYHAIRNGMDMGIVNAGQLAIYDDLPAELREAVEDVILNRRSDATERMLELAEKYRGSKTEDEGSKTQAEWRGWDVKKRLEYSLVKGITEFIELDTEEARQQAARPIEVIEGPLMDGMNVVGDLFGAGKMFLPQVVKSARVMKQAVAYLEPYIEASKAKGTSAGKILLATVKGDVHDIGKNIVGVVLQCNNYEIIDLGVMVPTDKILKTAREENVDIIGLSGLITPSLDEMVNVAKEMERQGFTLPLLIGGATTSKAHTAVKIEQNYSGPTVYVQNASRSVGVVSALLSSTQYDDFVARTRKEYETVRIQHARKKPRTPPVTLEAARANASDLDWENYTPPVAHRLGVQEVTASIETLRNYIDWTPFFMTWSLAGKYPRILEDEVVGEEAKRLFSDANAMLDDLSARGALNPRGVVGLFPANRVGDDVVIYTDERRETVLSVSHHLRQQTQKTDFPNYCLSDFVAPKSSGKPDYLGAFAVTGGLEEDTLADQWEAQHDDYNKIMVKAISDRLAEAFAEYLHERVRKVYWGYAPNENLSNELLIRENYQGIRPAPGYPACPDHTEKVQIWQLLDVEKHTGMKLTESYAMWPGASVSGWYFSHPDSKYFAVAQIQHDQVEDYAVRKGMDVSEVERWLAPNLGYDAD, translated from the coding sequence GTGAGTAATCGGGTAGACGAATTGCGGCGTCAGTTGGCGCAACGCATTATGGTGCTGGATGGTGGTATGGGAACCATGATCCAGGGTTATCGCCTGCAGGAAGCAGATTATCGCGGCGAGCGTTTTGCCGACTGGCCGAGCGATGTGAAGGGAAATAACGATCTGCTGGTGCTCACTAGGCCGCAGGTGATTAGCGAAATCCATGATGCCTATCTGGAAGCCGGGGCCGACATCCTCGAAACCAACACCTTCAACGCCACCACCATTGCGATGGCGGACTATGATATGCAATCGCTGTCGGCGGAAATGAATACCGTCGCCGCACAGCTCGCGCGTGCCAGTGCGGATAAATGGACGGCATTAACGCCGGATAAACCGCGTTATGTTGCCGGCGTACTCGGCCCGACTAACCGCACCGCCTCGATCTCTCCCGATGTTAACGATCCTGCGTTTCGCAACGTCAGTTTTGATCAACTGGTAGACGCGTATCGCGAATCGACACGCGCCTTGATCGCGGGCGGCGTCGATCTGATCATGATCGAAACCATTTTCGATACCTTGAATGCCAAAGCGGCGAGTTTTGCGGTTGAAAGTGAATTTGAGGCATTAGGGGTCACATTGCCGGTGATGATTTCCGGCACGATCACGGATGCGTCAGGGCGTACGCTATCCGGCCAGACAACAGAAGCATTTTATAACTCCTTACGCCATTCGCGCCCGCTCTCGTTCGGTCTGAACTGTGCGCTGGGGCCGGATGAACTGCGCCAGTATGTCGCCGAGCTGTCACGTATTTCAGAATGCTATGTGAGCGCGCACCCCAACGCAGGGCTGCCCAACGCCTTTGGGGAGTACGATTTAGATCCGACCGATATGGCGAAACATATCGGCGAATGGGCGCGATCCGGTTTTCTGAATATCGTCGGTGGTTGCTGCGGATCGACACCCGCGCATATTGCCGCGATGGCGAAAGTGGTGGAAGGCGTGCCGCCGCGTAAGCTGCCGGAGATCCCGGTCGCCTGCCGCTTATCCGGCCTGGAACCGTTGACTATCGATGCCAAGACCCTATTTGTTAACGTGGGGGAGCGGACGAACGTTACCGGTTCTGCGCGTTTTAAACGACTGATTAAAGAAGAAAAATATAACGAAGCGCTGGATGTCGCACGTCAGCAGGTGGAAAGCGGCGCGCAGATCATCGATATCAACATGGATGAAGGCATGCTGGATGCGGAAGCGGCGATGATCCGTTTCCTGAACCTCATTGCTGGCGAGCCGGATATTGCCCGTGTGCCGATCATGATTGATTCCTCAAAATGGGACGTGGTTGAGAAAGGGCTTAAATGTATTCAGGGCAAAGGGATTGTTAACTCGATCTCCATGAAGGAAGGCGTGGAGGCCTTTGTCCACCATGCCAAACTGGTACGGCGCTATGGTGCCGCCGTGGTGGTCATGGCCTTTGATGAAGTCGGTCAGGCGGACACCCGCGCACGTAAAATTGAAATCTGTCGCCGAGCCTACCGCATCCTGACGGAAGAAGTTGGTTTTCCACCGGAAGATATCATCTTCGATCCGAACATCTTCGCCGTGGCAACGGGGATCGACGAACACAACAACTACGCGGTGGATTTCATTGAGGCCTGTGCAGACATCAAGGCGCAACTGCCGCATGCGATGATCTCCGGCGGCGTGTCCAACGTTTCCTTCTCATTCCGTGGCAACGATCTGGTACGTGAAGCGATCCACGCCGTCTTCCTTTATCACGCGATCCGCAACGGCATGGACATGGGGATCGTGAATGCCGGTCAGTTGGCGATCTATGACGATCTCCCTGCGGAACTGCGCGAGGCGGTGGAGGATGTGATCCTGAACCGTCGCAGCGATGCCACCGAGCGCATGCTCGAGCTGGCGGAAAAATATCGCGGCAGCAAAACGGAAGATGAAGGCAGTAAAACGCAGGCGGAATGGCGCGGCTGGGATGTGAAGAAGCGGCTGGAATATTCGCTGGTGAAAGGCATTACCGAATTCATTGAGCTGGACACCGAAGAAGCGCGCCAGCAGGCCGCTCGGCCGATAGAGGTGATTGAAGGTCCGCTGATGGATGGCATGAACGTGGTCGGCGATCTGTTTGGCGCGGGGAAAATGTTTTTGCCGCAGGTGGTGAAATCTGCCCGTGTGATGAAGCAGGCAGTGGCCTATCTCGAACCCTATATTGAAGCCAGCAAGGCCAAAGGGACGTCAGCCGGGAAGATCCTGCTGGCGACGGTCAAAGGCGACGTTCACGACATCGGTAAGAATATCGTCGGCGTGGTGCTGCAATGTAACAACTACGAAATTATCGATCTGGGCGTGATGGTGCCGACGGATAAGATCCTGAAGACCGCGCGTGAAGAGAACGTCGATATCATCGGGTTGTCCGGGCTGATTACGCCGTCGCTGGATGAAATGGTCAACGTGGCGAAAGAGATGGAGCGTCAGGGCTTTACGCTGCCGCTGCTGATTGGCGGCGCGACGACGTCTAAAGCGCATACCGCCGTGAAGATTGAGCAGAACTACAGCGGCCCGACGGTCTATGTGCAGAATGCTTCCCGCTCTGTGGGGGTGGTGTCAGCGCTGCTGTCCAGTACGCAATATGACGACTTTGTGGCGCGTACCCGTAAAGAGTATGAAACCGTGCGTATTCAGCATGCGCGTAAAAAGCCGAGAACGCCGCCGGTGACGTTGGAAGCGGCGCGCGCTAATGCCTCTGATCTGGATTGGGAAAATTACACGCCGCCCGTTGCGCATCGTCTGGGCGTTCAGGAAGTGACGGCCAGCATTGAAACGCTGCGTAACTACATCGACTGGACGCCGTTCTTTATGACCTGGTCGCTGGCGGGGAAATATCCTCGCATTCTGGAAGATGAGGTGGTGGGAGAAGAAGCCAAGCGCCTGTTTTCCGATGCCAATGCGATGCTGGATGACCTATCCGCGCGCGGTGCGCTGAATCCTCGTGGCGTGGTGGGTTTATTCCCGGCGAACCGCGTTGGGGATGACGTGGTGATTTATACCGATGAACGGCGCGAAACGGTGCTGTCAGTCAGCCACCATCTGCGCCAGCAGACGCAGAAAACTGACTTCCCGAACTATTGCCTGTCCGACTTCGTGGCGCCGAAGTCCAGCGGTAAGCCAGATTATCTCGGTGCCTTTGCGGTAACTGGCGGTCTGGAAGAAGATACGTTGGCCGATCAATGGGAAGCTCAGCATGATGATTACAACAAGATCATGGTGAAGGCGATCTCTGACCGTCTGGCAGAAGCCTTTGCGGAATACCTGCATGAGCGTGTGCGCAAGGTGTACTGGGGCTATGCGCCGAATGAGAACCTCAGTAACGAGCTGCTGATTCGAGAAAACTATCAGGGTATTCGCCCTGCACCGGGCTATCCGGCGTGCCCGGATCACACGGAGAAAGTGCAAATCTGGCAGCTGCTGGATGTGGAAAAACATACCGGCATGAAGTTAACCGAGTCTTATGCCATGTGGCCGGGCGCGTCGGTATCCGGCTGGTACTTCAGCCACCCCGACAGCAAATACTTCGCCGTTGCGCAAATCCAGCACGATCAGGTAGAGGATTACGCGGTGCGTAAAGGGATGGATGTGAGTGAAGTGGAGCGCTGGCTGGCGCCGAATTTGGGCTATGACGCCGATTAA